The following coding sequences lie in one Kribbella sp. NBC_00709 genomic window:
- a CDS encoding MFS transporter, producing the protein MTSLPPAVRRLILATLVNTLGNGVYAAVGALYLTRAAGLSLGHVGIGLTVAALIGLVTSTPLGVVADRLGPNRAYVGFLLLEVLTMTALTQVRSFLPYVVVAGVTAIADSGQRGAKGALIAGLSPADQRVRTRAILRVATNVGMGIGMGLAGIVLAIDRREVYVIALLANAATYLVTAGLVRFGMPEVDKVPRSGGPSGLTALADRRFLVFVALDGVLTMHAALAQVGIPLWVATATDAPRWMISVLLVINSVAVILLQVRVARGTEQLSGAARAGRRAGLLLAGACVVLALTDATSGVVTVGLLIVAALIHVLGEMLQSAGGWGISFELAPPGAQGQYQGAYAMGRQLGDLVAPLLLTTVAISWGWPGWLLVAALFLIAGLLIPGTVAGHRASIEERDLVVS; encoded by the coding sequence GTGACTTCTCTCCCGCCTGCTGTGCGTCGGTTGATCCTGGCAACGTTGGTGAACACCCTCGGCAACGGTGTCTACGCGGCCGTCGGCGCGCTCTACCTGACCAGGGCGGCCGGCTTGTCCCTCGGGCATGTCGGCATCGGGCTGACCGTGGCCGCACTGATCGGTCTGGTGACGAGCACCCCGCTCGGTGTCGTCGCCGATCGCCTCGGCCCGAACCGCGCGTACGTCGGATTCCTGCTGCTCGAGGTTCTCACGATGACCGCGCTCACCCAGGTCCGTTCCTTCCTCCCGTACGTCGTCGTCGCCGGAGTGACCGCGATCGCGGACTCCGGGCAACGCGGCGCCAAGGGTGCTCTGATCGCCGGGCTGTCACCGGCCGACCAGCGGGTGCGGACCCGGGCGATCCTCCGGGTCGCGACCAACGTGGGGATGGGCATCGGCATGGGGCTGGCCGGGATCGTGCTCGCGATCGACCGGCGTGAGGTCTATGTGATCGCGTTGCTCGCGAACGCGGCGACGTACCTGGTCACGGCGGGGCTGGTCCGCTTCGGCATGCCCGAGGTGGACAAGGTGCCGCGGTCCGGTGGGCCGTCGGGGCTGACCGCGTTGGCGGATCGGCGGTTCCTGGTGTTCGTGGCGCTGGACGGTGTCCTGACGATGCATGCCGCGCTGGCGCAGGTCGGGATCCCGCTCTGGGTGGCGACAGCGACCGACGCGCCGCGGTGGATGATCTCGGTGCTGCTGGTGATCAACTCGGTCGCGGTGATCCTGCTGCAGGTCCGGGTCGCCCGCGGTACCGAACAGCTCTCCGGCGCCGCCCGAGCCGGTCGCCGGGCCGGCCTGTTGCTGGCCGGCGCCTGCGTGGTGCTGGCTCTCACCGACGCGACGTCGGGCGTGGTGACGGTCGGCCTGCTGATCGTGGCCGCGCTGATCCACGTCCTCGGCGAGATGCTCCAGTCGGCTGGTGGTTGGGGCATCAGCTTCGAACTCGCGCCGCCTGGTGCTCAAGGCCAGTACCAGGGCGCGTACGCCATGGGCCGTCAGCTCGGTGACCTCGTCGCCCCGCTGCTCCTCACCACGGTGGCCATCTCCTGGGGCTGGCCCGGCTGGCTCCTCGTCGCCGCTCTGTTCCTGATCGCCGGGCTCCTGATCCCGGGCACCGTGGCGGGCCACCGCGCGAGCATCGAGGAACGCGACCTCGTTGTGAGCTGA
- a CDS encoding LysR family transcriptional regulator, whose product MDLTTAYGFRMDWIVSFVAVARHGGFSAAAKATFRSQSRISEHVADLEKSLGVLLFDRTTHPAALTPEGRALLPHAEEILNRLGDLSAARGQVRFGAYPSAAAWLFPQVAQRLPAEVRLHLVEGPSIDLEGALARGDVDLAIRPVHPLVASESLQHEILWTEPLVAVFQDGHPLAAAHQVSLGELAELPLISIGETSGARQFESHLAFASAGLAPESVFRTNQPQTLLSLVRHGLGTGVTNTLAVTTANLAGVRLVPISDAGVERQVALFVHRDRPRTPALDQVIAAIRAVPAPTWTWPAWT is encoded by the coding sequence ATGGATCTCACCACGGCGTACGGCTTCCGGATGGACTGGATCGTGAGCTTCGTGGCCGTCGCCCGGCACGGCGGGTTCTCGGCCGCGGCCAAGGCGACGTTCCGCTCCCAGTCGCGGATCAGCGAGCATGTCGCCGACCTGGAGAAGTCGCTCGGCGTCCTGCTCTTCGACCGTACGACGCACCCGGCCGCGCTGACCCCGGAAGGACGGGCGCTGCTCCCGCACGCCGAGGAGATCCTGAACCGGCTCGGCGACCTGTCGGCGGCTCGGGGGCAGGTCCGGTTCGGCGCCTACCCGAGCGCGGCGGCCTGGCTGTTCCCGCAGGTTGCGCAGCGCCTTCCGGCCGAGGTGCGGCTCCATCTGGTCGAGGGCCCGAGCATCGACCTCGAAGGCGCGCTCGCGCGGGGTGACGTCGACCTCGCGATCCGGCCGGTGCATCCGCTGGTGGCGTCGGAGTCGCTGCAGCACGAGATCCTCTGGACCGAGCCGCTGGTCGCCGTGTTCCAGGACGGCCACCCGCTGGCCGCAGCGCACCAGGTCAGCCTGGGGGAGCTGGCCGAACTGCCGCTGATCTCGATCGGAGAGACGTCGGGTGCACGCCAGTTCGAGTCGCACCTGGCCTTCGCCTCTGCCGGGCTGGCTCCGGAGAGTGTCTTCCGCACCAACCAGCCCCAGACCCTGCTTTCGCTGGTCCGCCACGGCCTGGGCACCGGCGTCACCAATACGCTCGCAGTCACCACCGCGAACCTCGCCGGAGTACGGCTCGTCCCGATCAGTGACGCGGGCGTCGAGCGGCAGGTGGCGCTGTTCGTCCACCGCGATCGGCCCCGCACCCCGGCGCTCGACCAGGTGATCGCCGCGATCCGCGCCGTCCCCGCGCCGACCTGGACCTGGCCGGCCTGGACTTAG
- the pdxR gene encoding MocR-like pyridoxine biosynthesis transcription factor PdxR → MDLHLRLGEGGLAEQIYAQLQERISTDVLPAGTVLPSSRELAGRLSVSRATVVAAYERLAAHGLIRSRAGVGTVVTGQRVPASATPPASPLRPREIWSAAQLAVPDLNAPVAEFDFAPGVPTRTQFPFARWRALLNDQLRTRTDVSYADPAGSIPLRTALARHLIVSRGVRIAPEQLVITTGAQQAFDIAARVLLEPGDTVAIEDPGYLPAYRGFVAHGAQVVGVPVDAEGLVVDRIPAGTRLVYVTPSHQFPLGMPLSDARRTALLAWAARNDAAIVEDDYDSEFRFSGRPLTPLQSTDAEGRVLYVGSFSKTLLPALRVGFLAVPATLGEAARRAKFVADYGTGGHVQAALAAFIEDGDLARHIRRMRRAYERRHHLLISTLREQFDGVLEPIESSGGTHMAALLTPGQPPDTTLAARALAAGVNLGTVSRWGIEGPGPNGFVFGYGAIAADRIPAGLAALRRVI, encoded by the coding sequence ATGGATCTGCATCTGCGGCTGGGGGAGGGTGGGCTGGCTGAGCAGATCTATGCGCAGTTGCAGGAGCGGATCAGCACGGATGTCTTGCCGGCGGGGACGGTGCTGCCGTCATCGCGGGAGCTGGCGGGGCGGTTGTCGGTGTCGCGGGCGACGGTGGTTGCGGCGTACGAACGGCTTGCTGCGCACGGGTTGATCCGGTCGCGCGCCGGAGTCGGGACGGTCGTCACCGGCCAACGCGTCCCCGCGTCGGCCACACCGCCCGCGTCGCCGCTGCGGCCGCGGGAGATCTGGAGCGCCGCGCAACTCGCCGTACCGGATCTCAACGCACCGGTTGCCGAGTTCGACTTCGCGCCGGGCGTTCCGACCCGCACGCAGTTCCCGTTCGCGCGGTGGCGGGCGTTGCTCAACGATCAGTTGCGGACTCGGACCGACGTCAGTTACGCCGATCCGGCGGGCTCGATCCCGTTGCGTACGGCGCTCGCGCGGCACCTGATCGTGAGTCGTGGTGTCCGGATCGCGCCGGAGCAGCTCGTGATCACGACGGGCGCGCAGCAGGCCTTCGACATCGCCGCGCGCGTCCTGCTCGAGCCGGGGGACACGGTGGCGATCGAGGATCCTGGCTATCTGCCCGCCTACCGGGGATTCGTTGCCCACGGCGCCCAGGTCGTCGGAGTGCCGGTGGACGCCGAGGGGCTGGTCGTCGACCGGATCCCGGCCGGGACGCGGCTCGTGTACGTGACCCCGTCGCATCAGTTCCCGCTCGGCATGCCGTTGTCGGACGCACGCCGTACGGCGTTGCTCGCCTGGGCCGCTCGGAACGACGCGGCGATCGTCGAGGACGACTACGACTCGGAGTTCCGGTTCAGCGGGCGTCCGCTCACGCCGCTGCAGTCGACGGACGCGGAGGGACGAGTGCTGTACGTCGGATCGTTCTCCAAGACGCTGCTGCCCGCGCTGCGGGTCGGGTTCCTCGCCGTCCCGGCGACGCTGGGGGAGGCCGCTCGGCGGGCCAAGTTCGTCGCCGACTACGGCACCGGCGGGCATGTGCAGGCCGCGCTCGCCGCGTTCATCGAGGACGGCGATCTCGCCCGCCACATCCGGCGGATGCGGCGCGCGTACGAGCGCAGGCATCACCTGCTGATCAGCACCCTGCGGGAACAGTTCGACGGCGTACTCGAGCCGATCGAGTCCAGCGGCGGCACGCACATGGCCGCACTCCTCACGCCCGGGCAGCCGCCGGACACGACGCTCGCCGCGCGCGCTCTCGCCGCGGGCGTGAACCTCGGGACCGTCTCGCGCTGGGGGATCGAAGGACCCGGTCCTAACGGTTTCGTCTTCGGGTACGGCGCGATCGCGGCCGACCGGATTCCGGCCGGGCTGGCCGCGCTGCGCCGCGTTATCTGA
- a CDS encoding SDR family NAD(P)-dependent oxidoreductase, with protein MSRILVTGSNDGIGAEIARVLTAQGHDVIRHARSAERADGSQYVVGELSSLGSTREMAADVLRLGAPEVVVHNAGWGSKDESRPVTEDGFEKTFQINALAPLLLTALLPKPRRIVFVSSDSIVRGRIRLDDLQHEQEWSQDAAYADSKLAMTALAFALARRWPEVFSNAVHPGWVSTKMSGYAAPLTVAQGADTPAWLAVSDEPAALVTGAFFQDRKAIEVNPQAYDPWLQDALLARCLELCSAELD; from the coding sequence ATGAGCCGGATCCTGGTTACCGGATCGAACGACGGGATCGGTGCGGAGATCGCACGAGTCCTGACCGCACAAGGCCATGACGTGATCCGGCACGCCCGCAGTGCCGAGCGTGCCGACGGTTCGCAGTACGTGGTGGGTGAGTTGTCGTCATTGGGATCGACCCGCGAGATGGCGGCCGACGTACTTCGGCTCGGCGCGCCGGAGGTCGTCGTACACAATGCCGGTTGGGGCAGCAAGGACGAGAGCCGGCCGGTGACCGAGGACGGGTTCGAGAAGACCTTCCAGATCAACGCGCTGGCGCCGCTGCTGCTGACCGCGTTGCTACCGAAGCCGCGGCGGATCGTGTTCGTCAGCTCGGACTCGATCGTGCGCGGGAGGATCCGGCTGGACGACCTCCAGCACGAGCAGGAGTGGTCGCAGGACGCGGCGTACGCGGACTCCAAGCTGGCGATGACGGCGCTCGCGTTCGCGCTGGCCCGGCGGTGGCCGGAGGTGTTCTCCAACGCGGTCCATCCGGGCTGGGTGAGCACGAAGATGAGTGGGTACGCCGCTCCGCTGACCGTTGCCCAGGGCGCCGATACGCCTGCCTGGCTGGCGGTGTCGGACGAGCCGGCGGCGCTCGTCACCGGCGCGTTCTTCCAGGACCGCAAGGCGATCGAGGTCAACCCGCAGGCCTACGACCCGTGGTTGCAGGACGCCTTGCTCGCCCGCTGTCTCGAGCTCTGCTCGGCCGAGCTCGATTAA
- a CDS encoding FAD-dependent oxidoreductase encodes MVVTVSGKTRAGAGVGTGVLEVAVIGAGQAGLSAAYHLVRLGFTPYDEVVVLDRNPAPGGAWQHRWDSLTMHDVHGIANLPGVPVPPSSASERANAFVPSYFADYEKRFDLPVLRPVSVESVREITGGFELQTSAGPYSAAALVNATGTWDRPFIPWYPGIETFRGRQLHTADYRGAAEFAGQHVLVVGGGASAVQLLAELSEVASTTWVTRREPEWRTGEDFNPEYGRQVVAKVEERVRAGLPPRSVVSVTGLHLREQEQAAWERGVYTRLPMFSRITNDGVEWAEDVAAPDSSHLKVDAILWATGFRADLAHLAPLHLREPSGGIRVNGTATAADPRIHLVGYGPSASTIGANRAGFTAARSLRDLLKSQAA; translated from the coding sequence ATGGTCGTCACGGTATCCGGGAAGACGCGGGCCGGGGCGGGCGTTGGTACAGGTGTGCTCGAGGTAGCGGTGATCGGTGCGGGACAGGCGGGGCTGTCGGCGGCGTACCACCTGGTGCGGCTCGGATTCACGCCGTACGACGAGGTGGTCGTACTGGACCGGAATCCGGCCCCTGGTGGCGCCTGGCAGCACCGCTGGGACTCGCTGACCATGCACGACGTGCACGGGATCGCGAATCTGCCGGGGGTGCCGGTGCCGCCGAGCTCGGCGTCTGAGCGGGCGAATGCGTTCGTGCCTTCGTACTTCGCGGACTACGAGAAGCGTTTCGACCTGCCGGTGCTGCGGCCGGTGTCGGTCGAGAGCGTCCGCGAGATCACCGGCGGCTTCGAACTGCAAACTTCAGCGGGGCCGTACTCCGCGGCCGCGCTCGTCAATGCCACTGGCACCTGGGACCGGCCGTTCATCCCTTGGTATCCGGGGATCGAGACCTTCCGCGGCCGGCAGTTGCACACCGCCGACTACCGCGGAGCAGCAGAATTCGCCGGTCAGCACGTGCTCGTCGTCGGTGGCGGCGCGTCAGCCGTGCAGCTGCTGGCGGAGCTCTCGGAAGTCGCCTCGACCACGTGGGTGACGCGGCGGGAGCCGGAGTGGCGGACGGGCGAGGACTTCAACCCGGAGTACGGGCGGCAGGTGGTTGCGAAGGTCGAGGAGCGCGTCCGTGCGGGCCTGCCACCACGCAGTGTGGTGAGCGTGACCGGCCTCCACCTCCGCGAGCAGGAACAGGCCGCGTGGGAACGTGGCGTCTACACCCGGCTCCCGATGTTCTCCCGCATCACGAACGACGGTGTCGAGTGGGCCGAGGACGTCGCCGCACCAGACAGCAGTCACTTGAAGGTCGACGCCATCCTCTGGGCGACCGGCTTCCGCGCCGACCTGGCCCACCTCGCTCCGCTCCATCTCCGCGAGCCCTCCGGCGGCATCCGCGTGAACGGCACCGCCACCGCAGCCGACCCACGGATCCACCTCGTCGGCTACGGTCCCTCCGCGTCCACCATCGGCGCCAACCGCGCCGGCTTCACCGCCGCCCGCTCCCTGCGCGACCTCCTGAAGTCCCAGGCCGCTTAG